The Montipora capricornis isolate CH-2021 chromosome 3, ASM3666992v2, whole genome shotgun sequence genome window below encodes:
- the LOC138043178 gene encoding uncharacterized protein encodes MRLSTVTLFLSFAILLMALSIVARGRGGGRSGGSRFRSSSRRSSSGSKSSKPTITKYTPIKATTVRSPVIRSQTKVGSKRDTFKKAVTGYLLYHYTLSNARVYRSGYPMYRCYVTVPEKRAVRIISEEQRLLDSRGRPCVGPFFSQTFSLEDDIDQHLISMTTNVTYKKTGETKTYHNDTVSLKDILEQDFEVKTLSRYNITIVPRTSCSQVEETIEGTMITLYETNPNKASSRYTNVASTVLLATVIALFGVLDEPRV; translated from the coding sequence ATGCGGCTGTCTACAGttactctttttctttccttcgcAATTTTGCTGATGGCGCTTTCCATCGTTGCCAGAGGCAGAGGTGGCGGTCGCTCGGGTGGGTCACGCTTCAGATCTAGTTCACGTCGCTCTTCCTCCGGTTCCAAAAGTTCCAAACCCACAATCACAAAGTATACACCGATCAAAGCCACTACTGTTCGTTCTCCTGTAATCCGCAGCCAAACCAAAGTTGGTTCCAAAAGAGACACGTTCAAAAAGGCTGTGACTGGCTACTTGCTGTACCACTATACTTTGAGTAATGCTCGCGTGTATAGAAGCGGCTATCCAATGTACCGCTGCTACGTTACCGTCCCGGAGAAACGAGCCGTCAGGATCATCTCCGAAGAACAGAGGTTATTAGATTCTAGGGGAAGGCCATGTGTCGGACCATTTTTTTCGCAGACGTTCTCGCTTGAAGACGATATCGATCAACATCTCATTTCGATGACTACAAACGTCACTTATAAAAAGACCGGAGAGACGAAGACTTATCACAATGACACGGTTTCTCTCAAAGACATTTTGGAACAAGATTTTGAAGTGAAGACTCTTTCTCGATACAACATCACAATTGTGCCACGAACGTCGTGTAGTCAAGTTGAGGAGACGATCGAAGGCACCATGATTACTTTGTACGAAACAAACCCCAACAAGGCAAGCTCTCGTTACACGAATGTCGCCTCTACCGTCTTGCTTGCAACGGTGATTGCACTGTTCGGGGTTTTGGATGAGCCCCGTGTTTGA